One genomic region from Octopus sinensis unplaced genomic scaffold, ASM634580v1 Contig10816, whole genome shotgun sequence encodes:
- the LOC118761222 gene encoding uncharacterized protein LOC118761222, with the protein MAMALWECDEKSINELSEAAVLSGNGQVLINVLKHIYPEDQATNRPDLAKIIGFSDTILPQDDKTFVRTYLFRYYCRRIDHQAHDLSPTITSLSSSMSNFYEKTSKQLESLKTRIDSLKNAPSDSFKSVLVDLESGEDLKTIISKTFTDNNQLSPLERQLTTFFLCCRRFVSQLAMSRDFESVKNSILWSLGESLQGIPSGDTISLPSSLNNLFNVIEATPQQGMLNIMREELRTIGLKVDQLCSDKKVDISNIFSPRLLNVSPRQWTRGWSTAVLLRGFARMTRK; encoded by the exons ATGGCAATGGCTTTGTGGGAATGTGATGAAAAGTCTATTAACGAGTTATCGGAGGCTGCTGTTTTGTCGGGAAATGGACAAGTGCTTATTAATGTACTGAAGCACATCTACCCCGAGGATCAGGCCACTAATCGACCTGATCTTGCTAAAATCATTGGGTTTTCTGACACGATTTTACCACAAG atgaCAAGACATTTGTAAGAACATACTTATTCCGTTACTATTGTCGCAGGATAGACCACCAGGCACACGATTTGTCCCCTACAATCACAAGTTTATCTTCCTCAATGTCGAATTTCTACGAAAAGACATCCAAACAACTCGAATCTTTGAAAACCCGAATTGATTCTTTAAAAAATGCCCCATCAGACAGTTTTAAATCAGTTCTTGTCGACTTGGAGTCAGGAGAGGACTTGAAGACAATCATTTCGAAGACATTCACCGACAACAATCAGTTGAGTCCCCTCGAACGTCAACTGACCACGTTTTTCCTGTGCTGTCGTCGGTTTGTGAGTCAATTGGCCATGTCCCGGGATTTCGAATCAGTCAAAAATTCAATTTTGTGGTCCCTCGGTGAGTCCCTTCAAGGGATCCCCTCAGGAGACACAATCTCCCTGCCAAGCTCACTCAACAATCTCTTCAACGTGATCGAAGCCACCCCCCAACAAGGGATGTTGAATATAATGAGGGAAGAACTGAGGACAATTGGATTGAAGGTCGATCAGTTGTGTTCCGACAAAAAAGTGgacatttccaatatttttagtCCTCGACTCCTCAATGTGAGCCCCAGGCAATGGACGAGGGGTTGGTCGACAGCAGTCCTGTTAAGAGGGTTCGCCAGAATGACGAGGAAGTGA